The following proteins are co-located in the Vibrio astriarenae genome:
- a CDS encoding chaperone NapD: MALNEVHISSLVVHCDPLHLEIIKKQITEYDGTEIYGDSPEGKIVVVLETENQGFITDTIDAINNLPNVLSTVLVYHQIESSSEETELQYKDAGIQHSQIEGEA; encoded by the coding sequence ATGGCACTAAACGAAGTGCATATTTCGAGCCTAGTCGTTCATTGTGATCCACTCCATCTAGAGATCATCAAGAAACAGATTACGGAATACGATGGCACCGAGATTTACGGTGATAGCCCAGAAGGCAAAATCGTTGTGGTTTTAGAAACAGAAAACCAAGGATTTATCACCGATACGATCGATGCCATCAACAATTTACCGAACGTTCTGAGCACGGTTTTGGTTTACCACCAAATTGAATCGAGCTCTGAAGAGACGGAACTTCAATACAAAGACGCTGGAATACAACATTCCCAAATCGAGGGTGAAGCATGA
- a CDS encoding nitrate reductase cytochrome c-type subunit has product MKKLLIALLSVCAAAAGIAHAELDNPGGIGGLESLRGAAELEDTRPSDSFKDYPKEHAVASDYVFQPPLVPHSIRSYEVSLNANKCLACHSWKNAPDMGATKISVTHYVNRQDAVLSDVSPRRYFCLQCHVPQVEAKPLVENNFERVESLR; this is encoded by the coding sequence ATGAAAAAACTACTCATTGCACTGTTGTCTGTATGTGCTGCAGCCGCTGGGATTGCCCATGCTGAGCTGGATAACCCAGGTGGCATTGGTGGCCTCGAATCTCTACGAGGTGCTGCTGAATTGGAAGATACTCGTCCATCGGATAGCTTCAAAGACTACCCGAAAGAGCACGCTGTAGCGAGTGATTATGTCTTCCAACCACCATTGGTACCTCATAGCATTCGCAGTTACGAAGTATCGCTCAACGCAAACAAATGTTTGGCTTGCCATAGCTGGAAAAACGCGCCAGATATGGGAGCCACAAAGATTAGTGTGACACACTACGTCAACCGCCAAGACGCGGTTCTGTCTGACGTGTCCCCTCGTCGCTATTTCTGTTTGCAGTGTCACGTTCCTCAAGTCGAAGCGAAACCGCTAGTTGAGAACAATTTCGAGCGAGTGGAATCACTACGTTAG
- a CDS encoding NapC/NirT family cytochrome c, translated as MKILKAFWKRLTTPSKAAAGVVLFLGFAGGLLFWGAFNTGMEATNTEEFCSGCHAPIVAEIQETIHYSNRSGVRAICSDCHVPHEWTDKIVRKVQASKELFAHFIGTIDTPEKFQARRGHLAEREWSRLQKNDSLECRNCHEFDYMDFSEQGSRGAAQHSTALASGEKTCVDCHKGIAHKLPDMEGVEGWQ; from the coding sequence ATGAAAATACTTAAAGCGTTTTGGAAGAGGCTAACAACACCGAGTAAGGCAGCGGCAGGCGTTGTCTTATTCTTAGGTTTTGCTGGTGGTCTTCTATTCTGGGGCGCATTCAACACAGGTATGGAAGCAACCAACACCGAAGAGTTCTGTTCTGGATGTCACGCACCGATTGTTGCAGAAATTCAAGAGACGATTCACTACTCTAACCGTTCGGGTGTTCGTGCTATCTGTTCTGACTGTCACGTTCCTCATGAGTGGACAGATAAAATTGTACGTAAAGTACAGGCATCAAAAGAGCTGTTCGCCCACTTCATTGGCACCATCGACACACCCGAGAAATTCCAAGCTCGCCGTGGCCATCTTGCCGAGCGTGAGTGGTCTCGTTTGCAAAAGAACGACTCTTTAGAGTGTCGTAACTGTCACGAGTTTGATTACATGGACTTCTCAGAGCAAGGCAGCCGAGGTGCAGCACAGCACTCAACGGCTCTGGCTTCTGGCGAAAAAACCTGTGTAGACTGTCACAAAGGTATCGCTCACAAACTTCCTGATATGGAAGGCGTTGAAGGCTGGCAATAA
- the napF gene encoding ferredoxin-type protein NapF, protein MVDLNKRRFLTRKSEIKLNHQLPWLQSPQTLTHDCTQCGQCVTACETNIIVKGDGGFPTVDFNIDECTFCYRCAEACPESLFKTQDESPWDIKATIGEGCLAKQNVECRSCGDFCETMAIGFKLELGKVAQPKLNLDECNGCGACVSACPSNAINVSK, encoded by the coding sequence GTGGTCGATCTCAACAAGCGAAGATTTTTGACGAGAAAAAGCGAAATAAAGCTCAACCATCAACTGCCTTGGCTTCAATCTCCACAAACCCTAACCCATGATTGTACCCAATGTGGCCAATGTGTTACAGCATGTGAAACGAACATTATTGTTAAAGGAGACGGCGGCTTTCCAACCGTCGATTTCAACATTGATGAGTGCACATTTTGCTACCGCTGTGCCGAGGCTTGTCCTGAAAGTCTGTTTAAAACCCAAGACGAATCACCTTGGGATATTAAGGCAACCATTGGGGAGGGTTGTTTAGCAAAACAGAATGTCGAATGCCGGAGCTGTGGAGATTTCTGCGAGACGATGGCAATAGGTTTCAAACTTGAGCTGGGTAAAGTTGCACAGCCGAAGTTAAACCTCGATGAATGTAACGGATGCGGAGCCTGCGTGTCAGCCTGCCCAAGCAACGCAATCAATGTGAGCAAATAG
- a CDS encoding TIGR02808 family protein: MSTLESVIWHVLGYSAMPVIILGGFAGVAAISLWLLSLGKDKEV, translated from the coding sequence TTGAGTACATTAGAATCGGTTATCTGGCACGTACTTGGCTATAGCGCTATGCCAGTCATTATCCTAGGTGGATTCGCCGGCGTCGCCGCTATCTCTTTATGGTTGCTATCGTTAGGCAAAGATAAAGAGGTTTGA
- the napA gene encoding periplasmic nitrate reductase subunit alpha: MKMTRRAFVKANAAASAAAVAGITLPAKATNLIASSDQTKITWDKAPCRFCGTGCSVLVGTQNGKVVATQGDPESPVNKGLNCIKGYFLSKIMYGSDRLTQPLLRMTDGKYDKNGEFTPVSWDVAFDTMAEKWKTALKAKGPTSVGMFGSGQWTVMEGYAAAKMMKAGFRSNNIDPNARHCMASAVVGFMRSFGIDEPMGCYDDFEHADSFVLWGSNMAEMHPVLWTRITDRRLSYPHVKVNVLSTYTHRSFELADHGYIFKPQSDLAIANYIANYIIENDAVNWDFVNKHTNFTQAATDIGYGLRDDDPLQLAAANPNSGDMSKISFEEYKKSVAPYTLERAHEISGVEKEKLVELAKQYADPDTKVMSLWTMGVNQHTRGVWMNSLIYNIHLLTGKISTPGNSPFSLTGQPSACGTAREVGTFAHRLPADMVVANPKHRAIAEKIWQLPEGTIPPKPGFHAVQQDRMLKDGKLNAYWVQCNNNMQAGPNINNERLPGYRNPENFIVVSDAYPTATAQAADLILPTAMWIEKEGAYGNAERRTQAWYQQVETKGESKSDLWQLMEFSKRFKMEEVWDEELLAKAPQYRGKTMYDMLFRNGQIDKFPIEEARELNDDAHHFGYYIQKGIFEEYAEFGRDHGHDLAPYDVYHQVRGLRWPVVDGKETLWRYKEGSDPYAKEGSGWDFYGKPDGKALIISAPYEAPPEEPDSEYDMWLCTGRVLEHWHTGTMTRRVPELYKAVPDAVCYMHPDDAKAHNVRRGEEVLISNKRGEVRVRVETRGRNRPPQGLVFVPFFDARILINKLILDATDPLSKQTDFKKCPVKITKVA, from the coding sequence ATGAAAATGACAAGACGTGCGTTTGTGAAAGCAAACGCGGCCGCATCAGCTGCAGCTGTTGCTGGTATAACACTACCGGCGAAAGCGACCAACCTGATTGCGAGCTCAGACCAAACCAAAATAACGTGGGACAAAGCGCCATGTCGTTTTTGTGGTACTGGCTGTTCAGTACTCGTCGGAACACAAAACGGAAAAGTCGTTGCAACCCAGGGTGACCCAGAATCTCCAGTAAACAAGGGCCTTAACTGTATCAAAGGCTACTTCTTGTCGAAAATCATGTATGGCTCTGACCGCTTAACTCAACCTCTTCTTCGTATGACCGATGGTAAATACGACAAAAACGGTGAGTTCACACCAGTGTCTTGGGATGTCGCCTTCGATACCATGGCTGAGAAGTGGAAAACAGCACTAAAAGCGAAAGGCCCAACAAGTGTCGGTATGTTTGGCTCTGGCCAATGGACAGTCATGGAAGGCTATGCTGCTGCGAAAATGATGAAAGCAGGCTTCCGTTCAAACAACATTGACCCAAATGCTCGTCACTGTATGGCGTCTGCCGTAGTTGGCTTCATGCGCTCTTTTGGTATCGATGAGCCAATGGGCTGTTATGATGACTTTGAACACGCTGATTCATTTGTACTGTGGGGCTCAAACATGGCTGAGATGCACCCAGTATTATGGACGCGCATCACTGACCGTCGTCTGAGCTATCCTCATGTGAAGGTAAACGTACTTTCAACCTACACCCACCGTTCATTTGAGCTTGCTGACCACGGTTATATTTTTAAACCACAGTCTGACCTTGCGATTGCAAACTACATTGCCAATTACATCATCGAAAACGATGCAGTAAACTGGGATTTCGTCAACAAACACACTAACTTCACTCAAGCGGCGACTGATATCGGTTACGGCTTGCGTGATGACGACCCTCTGCAGCTAGCCGCGGCAAACCCGAACTCTGGCGACATGTCGAAGATCTCTTTTGAAGAGTACAAGAAGTCTGTTGCACCTTACACACTAGAACGTGCACACGAAATCTCAGGCGTAGAAAAAGAGAAACTGGTTGAGCTTGCGAAACAATATGCTGACCCAGACACCAAAGTGATGTCTCTATGGACAATGGGTGTGAACCAACATACACGTGGTGTATGGATGAACAGCCTGATTTACAACATTCACTTGTTGACGGGTAAAATCTCAACTCCGGGTAACAGCCCATTCTCCCTAACAGGCCAACCATCAGCGTGTGGTACGGCTCGTGAAGTGGGTACATTTGCACACCGTCTACCTGCAGACATGGTGGTTGCCAACCCGAAACACCGTGCGATTGCAGAGAAAATCTGGCAGTTGCCTGAAGGGACGATTCCACCTAAGCCTGGCTTCCATGCCGTGCAACAAGACCGCATGTTGAAAGACGGTAAGCTCAATGCTTACTGGGTTCAATGTAACAACAACATGCAGGCTGGCCCTAACATTAACAACGAGCGTCTACCGGGTTACCGAAACCCTGAGAACTTTATCGTTGTGTCTGATGCTTACCCAACAGCAACAGCGCAAGCGGCTGACTTGATTCTTCCAACCGCAATGTGGATCGAAAAAGAGGGTGCATACGGTAACGCAGAGCGCCGTACACAAGCTTGGTACCAACAAGTTGAAACCAAAGGCGAATCGAAATCTGATTTGTGGCAGCTAATGGAGTTCTCTAAACGCTTCAAGATGGAAGAGGTTTGGGACGAAGAGTTGCTAGCAAAAGCACCACAATATCGTGGTAAAACGATGTACGACATGCTGTTCCGCAACGGCCAAATTGATAAGTTCCCTATCGAAGAAGCTCGCGAACTGAACGACGACGCACATCACTTCGGATATTACATCCAAAAAGGTATTTTTGAGGAGTATGCAGAGTTTGGTCGCGACCACGGTCACGACTTAGCACCATACGATGTTTACCACCAAGTTCGCGGCCTGCGCTGGCCAGTGGTTGATGGTAAAGAAACCCTATGGCGCTACAAAGAGGGTTCTGACCCTTATGCGAAAGAAGGTTCAGGTTGGGACTTCTATGGTAAACCAGACGGCAAAGCATTGATCATTTCAGCACCATATGAAGCGCCACCAGAAGAACCGGATAGCGAATACGATATGTGGCTATGTACAGGCCGTGTTCTTGAGCACTGGCATACCGGTACCATGACTCGTCGTGTACCAGAGCTGTACAAAGCAGTCCCTGATGCGGTGTGTTACATGCACCCAGATGATGCGAAAGCACATAACGTACGTCGCGGAGAAGAAGTTTTAATCTCTAACAAGCGTGGTGAAGTTCGAGTTCGCGTGGAAACACGTGGTCGTAACCGCCCACCTCAAGGCTTGGTGTTCGTACCGTTCTTTGACGCTCGTATTTTGATTAACAAGTTGATTCTTGATGCCACTGACCCATTGTCTAAACAGACAGACTTTAAGAAGTGTCCAGTGAAGATCACCAAGGTCGCTTAA